One genomic region from Pecten maximus chromosome 5, xPecMax1.1, whole genome shotgun sequence encodes:
- the LOC117327893 gene encoding SIN3-HDAC complex-associated factor-like: MFSFHKPKIYRSINGCCICRAKSSSSRFTDSKRYECEFEKCFRINEKRAGEICNACVLLVKRWKKLPAGTSRHWHHVVDARAGPGIKSTLKIKSKSPTNNKYKSPLKTKKSYAIPSPRGYFDDLSVNEDSCDKDVFGGSDSDDSDIDESTAHMDRPSKHKRKQSDPRISSFLDLSYWKKTQVCCGTIFKGLNGEVLVDPQLLQPCLSCRKDVQTPSSKIHRSQSTDETESNSSSNSGYGDGDSEFLDTNCVDTDSLPDSGTATTIPLSSFPCTDTALSAFPTPPPLAMEC; this comes from the exons ATGTTCAGTTTTCACAAACCTAAAATCTACAGGAGCATCAATGGATGTTGTATATGTAGGGCAAAGTCCTCTAGCTCACGGTTCACTGACAGTAAGAGGTACGAATGTGAATTTGAAAAGTGCTTCAGGATAAACGAAAAAAGAGCTGGAGAAATTTGCAATGCTTGTGTTTTGTTGGTTAAACGTTGGAAAAAACTACCAGCTGGGACTAGTCGTCATTGGCATCAT GTTGTTGATGCTAGGGCTGGACCAGGAATCAAATCAACGCTCAAGATAAAAAGCAAAAGtccaacaaacaacaaatacaagTCTCCACTGAAAACCAAAAAGTCCTATGCCATTCCAAGTCCCCGGGGCTATTTTGATGATTTATCAG TGAATGAAGATAGTTGTGACAAGGATGTGTTTGGAGGGAGTGATAGTGACGATTCAGACATAGATGAAAGTACAGCCCACATGGATCGACCATCAAAGCACAAGCGCAAACAGAGTGATCCTAGAATCAGCTCATTCCTAGATCTCAGCTACTGGAAAAA AACTCAGGTGTGTTGTGGAACTATATTCAAAGGACTGAATGGGGAAGTGTTGGTGGATCCCCAGTTGTTACAGCCCTGTCTTAGCTGCCGCAAAGACGTCCAGACTCCCAGCTCAAAGATCCACCGTTCTCAGTCTACTGATGAGACTGAGAGTAACTCCAGTAGTAACAGTGGGTATGGAGATGGAGACTCCGAGTTCTTGGACACAAATTGtgttgatacagacagtttaccTGACAGCGGAACCGCTACTACAATACCTCTATCCTCATTTCCATGTACAGACACAGCTCTCAGTGCATTTCCCACGCCACCACCTCTAGCCATGGAGTGCTAG
- the LOC117327894 gene encoding serine/threonine-protein phosphatase 6 regulatory subunit 3-like isoform X2 produces MFWKFNLLTSSHIDTLLEKEDVTLHELMDEDDILQECKAQNRKLIDFIIRPEHMEEMVNMITVEPSEDVEEKVKYKYPNTSCELLTSDVSQINDALAGSEALIHKLYAFLETNETLNPLLASFFSKVMGLLITRKSEMIFEFLKSRDDFIGTLLKHIGTSAIMDLLLRLLTCVESPEIRRAVIEWLNENQIVEKLVGCFKTSTDEDVHCNAAQSLCDIVRLGREQLSQLQDKPEPDPLLNTVEMEETVSDLLSNMLDTERNESVIVNGLSVIQTLLEFRKQGPEGSTEHISTLDTERLAQGVSNVLLAITPRLRDFHNLLTDPPKQKFCTMPTSIGTLEPPLGNTRLQIARLVSALTLTNSHSVTVELANLGTMGVLVDLYFKYCWNNFLHTHVSQCINTVLYNSPIESDGKKEHLLLVQLFSEFHLLQRIMDVWEENDQQQSREKGRRRGYMGHLTKIANDVVAVLEKGENTDLLKEQINELGEEHREKWEAFVSGSLSDLNKKNTIELVRGHPIASSSDDEDPDFRDIPFPQDEAIQQLQQMTSNFIDQFGFNEEEFAEQEGKLDSLFTERISSIDFNIQANEDHAASSSMFGQACNEKIQQFDDNDDSDEDIWEEKEITYSPSSQAKRPGRLTETSGDDSDTSTDSEEELTSPKRILQQPSENMDVDSSQDAWQASFDEESTPVAMDTSPWNNAQQQQQEQPNQTDGENWAQFTNKIPVPPQNEDNWADFSNINDLSSSAPGPRSSSPVEMDTTDINSRPAAYLARSAPPDLASSLEQVSNNIKTDDLEVESSEEHVQGSEVTSTSDIVTSPKSPTTPRSPLSSSSDATPESSSQKTTGVGEKSEEPSSSTTDVASDSGEDKADVSPTKKEANGSSGNNQEERPSSSTEEAVGADSPSLVSTVGKDTSQKTLETPDHIGTNGPVDVPQLIEEHASLSQEQVENSNQAKDCLEKKDSSMSSASPATNVVQNGPV; encoded by the exons ATGTTTTGGAAGTTTAATTTATTAACATCTTCTCATATCGACACCTTACTGGAAAAGGAG GATGTGACCCTACATGAGCTGATGGATGAAGATGACATCCTACAAGAATGTAAAGCACAGAATAGAAAGCTCATTGACTT CATCATCCGTCCGGAGCACATGGAGGAAATGGTTAATATGATAACAGTAGAACCCTCAGAAGATGTGGAAGAGAAAGTCAAATACAA ATACCCAAACACTTCATGTGAGCTGTTGACATCAGATGTTTCCCAAATCAATGATGCTCTGGCAGGTAGTGAGGCTCTGATACACAAGTTGTATGCCTTTCTAGAGACAAACGAGACCCTGAACCCTCTCTTGGCCAGCTTCTTCAGCAAGGTCATGGGTCTCCTCATCACAAGAAAAAGTGAAATG atatttgaatttttaaagtCCAGAGATGATTTTATTGGGACACTTTTAAAACACATTGGCACCTCAGCAATAATGGACCTTCTTCTCAGGCTTCTTACTTGTGTTGAGTCACCTGAAATCAGGAGAGCTGTGATAGAG TGGTTAAATGAGAACCAGATTGTAGAAAAATTGGTTGGATGCTTTAAGACATCAACTGATGAAGAT GTTCACTGCAATGCAGCTCAGTCTCTATGTGATATTGTACGACTAGGGAGGGAACAGCTTTCACAACTACAGGACAAGCCAGAGCCTGACCCTCTGCTCAACACAGTGGAAAT GGAGGAGACAGTGTCCGACCTGCTCAGCAACATGTTGGACACTGAACGCAACGAGTCTGTTATAGTAAATGGTTTATCTGTGATACAAACCCTTTTAGAATTTAGGAAACAAGG TCCTGAAGGATCAACAGAACATATTTCAACACTAGACACAGAACGATTAGCCCAAGGTGTTAGTAATGTTTTGTTAGCAATTACACCCAGACTACGGGATTTCCATAATTTACTCACAGATCCACCCAAG CAAAAGTTTTGTACGATGCCTACATCAATAGGGACACTTGAACCACCGCTGGGAAACACCAGACTGCAAATAGCCCGTCTTGTATCAGCACTCACGTTAACCAATTCACATTCTGTTACTGTAGAATTAGCCAATTTGGGGACCATGGGGGTTTTAGTA GATTTATATTTCAAGTACTGTTGGAACAATTTTCTTCATACGCATGTTTCTCAATGCATCaacactgtgttatataattCTCCTATTGAATCTGATGGAAAGAAGGAGCACCTACTTTTAGTCCAG TTATTTTCAGAATTCCACCTCCTTCAGCGAATAATGGATGTGTGGGAAGAGAACGATCAGCAaca AAGTCGAGAAAAGGGTCGACGCCGAGGCTACATGGGCCACTTAACCAAGATAGCCAATGATGTGGTAGCTGTTCTAGAAAAGGGGGAGAACACAGACTTACTCAAGGAGCAGATCAATG AACTGGGAGAAGAACACAGAGAAAAATGGGAAGCTTTTGTCTCTGGTAGCTTATCAGatttaaacaagaaaaataCAATAGAATTG GTTCGGGGTCATCCGATTGCCTCTAGTAGCGATGATGAGGACCCCGACTTTAGAGACATTCCCTTCCCACAAGACGAGGCAATACAGCAG CTGCAACAAATGACCAGCAACTTCATCGACCAATTCGGCTTCAATGAGGAAGAGTTCGCAGAGCAGGAAGGCAAACTAGA CTCACTTTTCACAGAGAGGATATCTAGTATAGACTTTAACATTCAAGCTAATGAGGATCAT GCAGCAAGCTCTTCAATGTTTGGCCAGGCTTGTAATGAAAAAATACAGCAGTTTGATGACAATGATGACAGTGATGAGGACATATGGGAAGAGAAGGAAATAACATATTCACCAAGCTCACAGGCTAAAAGGCCAGG ACGTTTGACAGAAACCTCAGGTGATGACAGTGATACCAGCACGGATAGCGAGGAGGAACTTACCTCACCGAAGAGGATTCTACAACAACCAAGTGAGAACATGGACGTTGACTCCAGTCAGGATG CTTGGCAAGCCAGTTTTGACGAAGAATCAACACCTGTTGCCATGGACACTTCACCATGGAACAATGCTCAGCAACAACAGCAAGAACAACCAAATCAAACAGATGGAGAGAATTGGGCACAGTTCACCAACAAAATACCAGTACCGCCACAAAATGAGGACAACTGGGCAGACTTCAGTAATATAAATGATCTTAGCAG TTCTGCCCCTGGACCCAGGAGCAGTTCCCCAGTGGAGATGGATACTACTGACATCAACTCTCGGCCTGCTGCATACT TGGCCAGAAGTGCCCCACCAGACCTTGCATCATCTTTAGAACAGGTTAGCAACAACATTAAGACTGATGATCTGGAGGTGGAGTCGTCAGAGGAACATGTACAAGGCAGCGAAGTTACATCGACATCTGACATTGTCACTTCGCCAAAGTCTCCAACTACCCCTCGTTCTCCATTATCTTCATCCAGCGACGCAACACCAGAGTCCTCCAGTCAGAAAACCACTGGTGTGGG TGAGAAAAGTGAGGAGCCCTCCTCATCCACGACTGACGTAGCAAGTGACAGTGGGGAGGACAAGGCTGATGTATCCCCGACGAAGAAAGAAGCCAATGGCAGTAGTGGCAATAACCAGGAGGAGAGGCCTTCATCATCAACTGAGGAGGCTGTAGGTGCTGACAGTCCTAG TTTAGTGAGCACAGTTGGGAAGGATACTTCACAGAAGACTCTGGAGACCCCTGACCATATAGGAACCAATGGACCAGTAGATGTACCCCAGTTGATAGAGGAGCATGCTAGTCTGTCTCAGGAACAAGTGGAAAACAG taaTCAGGCCAAAGATTGCCTAGAGAAGAAGGACAGTTCAATGTCCAGTGCCTCTCCAGCTACCAACGTTGTTCAGAATGGTCCAGTTTGA
- the LOC117327894 gene encoding serine/threonine-protein phosphatase 6 regulatory subunit 3-like isoform X1: MFWKFNLLTSSHIDTLLEKEDVTLHELMDEDDILQECKAQNRKLIDFIIRPEHMEEMVNMITVEPSEDVEEKVKYKYPNTSCELLTSDVSQINDALAGSEALIHKLYAFLETNETLNPLLASFFSKVMGLLITRKSEMIFEFLKSRDDFIGTLLKHIGTSAIMDLLLRLLTCVESPEIRRAVIEWLNENQIVEKLVGCFKTSTDEDVHCNAAQSLCDIVRLGREQLSQLQDKPEPDPLLNTVEMEETVSDLLSNMLDTERNESVIVNGLSVIQTLLEFRKQGPEGSTEHISTLDTERLAQGVSNVLLAITPRLRDFHNLLTDPPKQKFCTMPTSIGTLEPPLGNTRLQIARLVSALTLTNSHSVTVELANLGTMGVLVDLYFKYCWNNFLHTHVSQCINTVLYNSPIESDGKKEHLLLVQLFSEFHLLQRIMDVWEENDQQQSREKGRRRGYMGHLTKIANDVVAVLEKGENTDLLKEQINELGEEHREKWEAFVSGSLSDLNKKNTIELVRGHPIASSSDDEDPDFRDIPFPQDEAIQQAFSDYQLQQMTSNFIDQFGFNEEEFAEQEGKLDSLFTERISSIDFNIQANEDHAASSSMFGQACNEKIQQFDDNDDSDEDIWEEKEITYSPSSQAKRPGRLTETSGDDSDTSTDSEEELTSPKRILQQPSENMDVDSSQDAWQASFDEESTPVAMDTSPWNNAQQQQQEQPNQTDGENWAQFTNKIPVPPQNEDNWADFSNINDLSSSAPGPRSSSPVEMDTTDINSRPAAYLARSAPPDLASSLEQVSNNIKTDDLEVESSEEHVQGSEVTSTSDIVTSPKSPTTPRSPLSSSSDATPESSSQKTTGVGEKSEEPSSSTTDVASDSGEDKADVSPTKKEANGSSGNNQEERPSSSTEEAVGADSPSLVSTVGKDTSQKTLETPDHIGTNGPVDVPQLIEEHASLSQEQVENSNQAKDCLEKKDSSMSSASPATNVVQNGPV; encoded by the exons ATGTTTTGGAAGTTTAATTTATTAACATCTTCTCATATCGACACCTTACTGGAAAAGGAG GATGTGACCCTACATGAGCTGATGGATGAAGATGACATCCTACAAGAATGTAAAGCACAGAATAGAAAGCTCATTGACTT CATCATCCGTCCGGAGCACATGGAGGAAATGGTTAATATGATAACAGTAGAACCCTCAGAAGATGTGGAAGAGAAAGTCAAATACAA ATACCCAAACACTTCATGTGAGCTGTTGACATCAGATGTTTCCCAAATCAATGATGCTCTGGCAGGTAGTGAGGCTCTGATACACAAGTTGTATGCCTTTCTAGAGACAAACGAGACCCTGAACCCTCTCTTGGCCAGCTTCTTCAGCAAGGTCATGGGTCTCCTCATCACAAGAAAAAGTGAAATG atatttgaatttttaaagtCCAGAGATGATTTTATTGGGACACTTTTAAAACACATTGGCACCTCAGCAATAATGGACCTTCTTCTCAGGCTTCTTACTTGTGTTGAGTCACCTGAAATCAGGAGAGCTGTGATAGAG TGGTTAAATGAGAACCAGATTGTAGAAAAATTGGTTGGATGCTTTAAGACATCAACTGATGAAGAT GTTCACTGCAATGCAGCTCAGTCTCTATGTGATATTGTACGACTAGGGAGGGAACAGCTTTCACAACTACAGGACAAGCCAGAGCCTGACCCTCTGCTCAACACAGTGGAAAT GGAGGAGACAGTGTCCGACCTGCTCAGCAACATGTTGGACACTGAACGCAACGAGTCTGTTATAGTAAATGGTTTATCTGTGATACAAACCCTTTTAGAATTTAGGAAACAAGG TCCTGAAGGATCAACAGAACATATTTCAACACTAGACACAGAACGATTAGCCCAAGGTGTTAGTAATGTTTTGTTAGCAATTACACCCAGACTACGGGATTTCCATAATTTACTCACAGATCCACCCAAG CAAAAGTTTTGTACGATGCCTACATCAATAGGGACACTTGAACCACCGCTGGGAAACACCAGACTGCAAATAGCCCGTCTTGTATCAGCACTCACGTTAACCAATTCACATTCTGTTACTGTAGAATTAGCCAATTTGGGGACCATGGGGGTTTTAGTA GATTTATATTTCAAGTACTGTTGGAACAATTTTCTTCATACGCATGTTTCTCAATGCATCaacactgtgttatataattCTCCTATTGAATCTGATGGAAAGAAGGAGCACCTACTTTTAGTCCAG TTATTTTCAGAATTCCACCTCCTTCAGCGAATAATGGATGTGTGGGAAGAGAACGATCAGCAaca AAGTCGAGAAAAGGGTCGACGCCGAGGCTACATGGGCCACTTAACCAAGATAGCCAATGATGTGGTAGCTGTTCTAGAAAAGGGGGAGAACACAGACTTACTCAAGGAGCAGATCAATG AACTGGGAGAAGAACACAGAGAAAAATGGGAAGCTTTTGTCTCTGGTAGCTTATCAGatttaaacaagaaaaataCAATAGAATTG GTTCGGGGTCATCCGATTGCCTCTAGTAGCGATGATGAGGACCCCGACTTTAGAGACATTCCCTTCCCACAAGACGAGGCAATACAGCAG GCCTTCTCTGATTACCAGCTGCAACAAATGACCAGCAACTTCATCGACCAATTCGGCTTCAATGAGGAAGAGTTCGCAGAGCAGGAAGGCAAACTAGA CTCACTTTTCACAGAGAGGATATCTAGTATAGACTTTAACATTCAAGCTAATGAGGATCAT GCAGCAAGCTCTTCAATGTTTGGCCAGGCTTGTAATGAAAAAATACAGCAGTTTGATGACAATGATGACAGTGATGAGGACATATGGGAAGAGAAGGAAATAACATATTCACCAAGCTCACAGGCTAAAAGGCCAGG ACGTTTGACAGAAACCTCAGGTGATGACAGTGATACCAGCACGGATAGCGAGGAGGAACTTACCTCACCGAAGAGGATTCTACAACAACCAAGTGAGAACATGGACGTTGACTCCAGTCAGGATG CTTGGCAAGCCAGTTTTGACGAAGAATCAACACCTGTTGCCATGGACACTTCACCATGGAACAATGCTCAGCAACAACAGCAAGAACAACCAAATCAAACAGATGGAGAGAATTGGGCACAGTTCACCAACAAAATACCAGTACCGCCACAAAATGAGGACAACTGGGCAGACTTCAGTAATATAAATGATCTTAGCAG TTCTGCCCCTGGACCCAGGAGCAGTTCCCCAGTGGAGATGGATACTACTGACATCAACTCTCGGCCTGCTGCATACT TGGCCAGAAGTGCCCCACCAGACCTTGCATCATCTTTAGAACAGGTTAGCAACAACATTAAGACTGATGATCTGGAGGTGGAGTCGTCAGAGGAACATGTACAAGGCAGCGAAGTTACATCGACATCTGACATTGTCACTTCGCCAAAGTCTCCAACTACCCCTCGTTCTCCATTATCTTCATCCAGCGACGCAACACCAGAGTCCTCCAGTCAGAAAACCACTGGTGTGGG TGAGAAAAGTGAGGAGCCCTCCTCATCCACGACTGACGTAGCAAGTGACAGTGGGGAGGACAAGGCTGATGTATCCCCGACGAAGAAAGAAGCCAATGGCAGTAGTGGCAATAACCAGGAGGAGAGGCCTTCATCATCAACTGAGGAGGCTGTAGGTGCTGACAGTCCTAG TTTAGTGAGCACAGTTGGGAAGGATACTTCACAGAAGACTCTGGAGACCCCTGACCATATAGGAACCAATGGACCAGTAGATGTACCCCAGTTGATAGAGGAGCATGCTAGTCTGTCTCAGGAACAAGTGGAAAACAG taaTCAGGCCAAAGATTGCCTAGAGAAGAAGGACAGTTCAATGTCCAGTGCCTCTCCAGCTACCAACGTTGTTCAGAATGGTCCAGTTTGA
- the LOC117327894 gene encoding serine/threonine-protein phosphatase 6 regulatory subunit 3-like isoform X3, with protein MFWKFNLLTSSHIDTLLEKEDVTLHELMDEDDILQECKAQNRKLIDFIIRPEHMEEMVNMITVEPSEDVEEKVKYKYPNTSCELLTSDVSQINDALAGSEALIHKLYAFLETNETLNPLLASFFSKVMGLLITRKSEMIFEFLKSRDDFIGTLLKHIGTSAIMDLLLRLLTCVESPEIRRAVIEWLNENQIVEKLVGCFKTSTDEDVHCNAAQSLCDIVRLGREQLSQLQDKPEPDPLLNTVEMEETVSDLLSNMLDTERNESVIVNGLSVIQTLLEFRKQGPEGSTEHISTLDTERLAQGVSNVLLAITPRLRDFHNLLTDPPKQKFCTMPTSIGTLEPPLGNTRLQIARLVSALTLTNSHSVTVELANLGTMGVLVDLYFKYCWNNFLHTHVSQCINTVLYNSPIESDGKKEHLLLVQLFSEFHLLQRIMDVWEENDQQQSREKGRRRGYMGHLTKIANDVVAVLEKGENTDLLKEQINELGEEHREKWEAFVSGSLSDLNKKNTIELVRGHPIASSSDDEDPDFRDIPFPQDEAIQQAFSDYQLQQMTSNFIDQFGFNEEEFAEQEGKLDSLFTERISSIDFNIQANEDHAASSSMFGQACNEKIQQFDDNDDSDEDIWEEKEITYSPSSQAKRPGRLTETSGDDSDTSTDSEEELTSPKRILQQPTWQASFDEESTPVAMDTSPWNNAQQQQQEQPNQTDGENWAQFTNKIPVPPQNEDNWADFSNINDLSSSAPGPRSSSPVEMDTTDINSRPAAYLARSAPPDLASSLEQVSNNIKTDDLEVESSEEHVQGSEVTSTSDIVTSPKSPTTPRSPLSSSSDATPESSSQKTTGVGEKSEEPSSSTTDVASDSGEDKADVSPTKKEANGSSGNNQEERPSSSTEEAVGADSPSLVSTVGKDTSQKTLETPDHIGTNGPVDVPQLIEEHASLSQEQVENSNQAKDCLEKKDSSMSSASPATNVVQNGPV; from the exons ATGTTTTGGAAGTTTAATTTATTAACATCTTCTCATATCGACACCTTACTGGAAAAGGAG GATGTGACCCTACATGAGCTGATGGATGAAGATGACATCCTACAAGAATGTAAAGCACAGAATAGAAAGCTCATTGACTT CATCATCCGTCCGGAGCACATGGAGGAAATGGTTAATATGATAACAGTAGAACCCTCAGAAGATGTGGAAGAGAAAGTCAAATACAA ATACCCAAACACTTCATGTGAGCTGTTGACATCAGATGTTTCCCAAATCAATGATGCTCTGGCAGGTAGTGAGGCTCTGATACACAAGTTGTATGCCTTTCTAGAGACAAACGAGACCCTGAACCCTCTCTTGGCCAGCTTCTTCAGCAAGGTCATGGGTCTCCTCATCACAAGAAAAAGTGAAATG atatttgaatttttaaagtCCAGAGATGATTTTATTGGGACACTTTTAAAACACATTGGCACCTCAGCAATAATGGACCTTCTTCTCAGGCTTCTTACTTGTGTTGAGTCACCTGAAATCAGGAGAGCTGTGATAGAG TGGTTAAATGAGAACCAGATTGTAGAAAAATTGGTTGGATGCTTTAAGACATCAACTGATGAAGAT GTTCACTGCAATGCAGCTCAGTCTCTATGTGATATTGTACGACTAGGGAGGGAACAGCTTTCACAACTACAGGACAAGCCAGAGCCTGACCCTCTGCTCAACACAGTGGAAAT GGAGGAGACAGTGTCCGACCTGCTCAGCAACATGTTGGACACTGAACGCAACGAGTCTGTTATAGTAAATGGTTTATCTGTGATACAAACCCTTTTAGAATTTAGGAAACAAGG TCCTGAAGGATCAACAGAACATATTTCAACACTAGACACAGAACGATTAGCCCAAGGTGTTAGTAATGTTTTGTTAGCAATTACACCCAGACTACGGGATTTCCATAATTTACTCACAGATCCACCCAAG CAAAAGTTTTGTACGATGCCTACATCAATAGGGACACTTGAACCACCGCTGGGAAACACCAGACTGCAAATAGCCCGTCTTGTATCAGCACTCACGTTAACCAATTCACATTCTGTTACTGTAGAATTAGCCAATTTGGGGACCATGGGGGTTTTAGTA GATTTATATTTCAAGTACTGTTGGAACAATTTTCTTCATACGCATGTTTCTCAATGCATCaacactgtgttatataattCTCCTATTGAATCTGATGGAAAGAAGGAGCACCTACTTTTAGTCCAG TTATTTTCAGAATTCCACCTCCTTCAGCGAATAATGGATGTGTGGGAAGAGAACGATCAGCAaca AAGTCGAGAAAAGGGTCGACGCCGAGGCTACATGGGCCACTTAACCAAGATAGCCAATGATGTGGTAGCTGTTCTAGAAAAGGGGGAGAACACAGACTTACTCAAGGAGCAGATCAATG AACTGGGAGAAGAACACAGAGAAAAATGGGAAGCTTTTGTCTCTGGTAGCTTATCAGatttaaacaagaaaaataCAATAGAATTG GTTCGGGGTCATCCGATTGCCTCTAGTAGCGATGATGAGGACCCCGACTTTAGAGACATTCCCTTCCCACAAGACGAGGCAATACAGCAG GCCTTCTCTGATTACCAGCTGCAACAAATGACCAGCAACTTCATCGACCAATTCGGCTTCAATGAGGAAGAGTTCGCAGAGCAGGAAGGCAAACTAGA CTCACTTTTCACAGAGAGGATATCTAGTATAGACTTTAACATTCAAGCTAATGAGGATCAT GCAGCAAGCTCTTCAATGTTTGGCCAGGCTTGTAATGAAAAAATACAGCAGTTTGATGACAATGATGACAGTGATGAGGACATATGGGAAGAGAAGGAAATAACATATTCACCAAGCTCACAGGCTAAAAGGCCAGG ACGTTTGACAGAAACCTCAGGTGATGACAGTGATACCAGCACGGATAGCGAGGAGGAACTTACCTCACCGAAGAGGATTCTACAACAACCAA CTTGGCAAGCCAGTTTTGACGAAGAATCAACACCTGTTGCCATGGACACTTCACCATGGAACAATGCTCAGCAACAACAGCAAGAACAACCAAATCAAACAGATGGAGAGAATTGGGCACAGTTCACCAACAAAATACCAGTACCGCCACAAAATGAGGACAACTGGGCAGACTTCAGTAATATAAATGATCTTAGCAG TTCTGCCCCTGGACCCAGGAGCAGTTCCCCAGTGGAGATGGATACTACTGACATCAACTCTCGGCCTGCTGCATACT TGGCCAGAAGTGCCCCACCAGACCTTGCATCATCTTTAGAACAGGTTAGCAACAACATTAAGACTGATGATCTGGAGGTGGAGTCGTCAGAGGAACATGTACAAGGCAGCGAAGTTACATCGACATCTGACATTGTCACTTCGCCAAAGTCTCCAACTACCCCTCGTTCTCCATTATCTTCATCCAGCGACGCAACACCAGAGTCCTCCAGTCAGAAAACCACTGGTGTGGG TGAGAAAAGTGAGGAGCCCTCCTCATCCACGACTGACGTAGCAAGTGACAGTGGGGAGGACAAGGCTGATGTATCCCCGACGAAGAAAGAAGCCAATGGCAGTAGTGGCAATAACCAGGAGGAGAGGCCTTCATCATCAACTGAGGAGGCTGTAGGTGCTGACAGTCCTAG TTTAGTGAGCACAGTTGGGAAGGATACTTCACAGAAGACTCTGGAGACCCCTGACCATATAGGAACCAATGGACCAGTAGATGTACCCCAGTTGATAGAGGAGCATGCTAGTCTGTCTCAGGAACAAGTGGAAAACAG taaTCAGGCCAAAGATTGCCTAGAGAAGAAGGACAGTTCAATGTCCAGTGCCTCTCCAGCTACCAACGTTGTTCAGAATGGTCCAGTTTGA